In one window of Amblyomma americanum isolate KBUSLIRL-KWMA chromosome 9, ASM5285725v1, whole genome shotgun sequence DNA:
- the LOC144105490 gene encoding uncharacterized protein LOC144105490 isoform X1, with amino-acid sequence MAETAQRKQKRGPKYCCVVGCHNSADNSRERDPPVQLYRFPGRWYEKERRQSWITAVRRVNPDGTLWQPKEHTRICSRHFVGNSKSDVSQDPSYIPTIFPPVYRKKAPDQERAQRWQTRFKKEISSRQLVGDEHPSQSTAVGATMQAPETSLLEDVHRDFNTMDFSNAFLETSTATSLLNMSDSHSLVLVCSAREESHSTGRKRDAACQTEECATSGKLALLLSATNGTEASAQIAHTEMSHKVASTDENWKRNCGFFGFESLKEKEEALQDLCGVTLQVFCLLLNFLPAPQYRRNAMSREDKLCLFLAKLRLGITYSALGAMFGVTATTASTVFRKTLDILSIALKNWVFMPSREIIKLSLPAPFKDNYPNCTLIIDYTEVRTETPSNPDCQHMLYSHYKGGYTLKFCIGIIPNGMISFISRVYGGRHTDSFITQDSGFLQLLKPGDLVLSDKGFPSIRTTVEGKGAVLLMPPFNSGVGQLSEQAMEQTYKIASVRIHVERVIQRLKIYHVLSNRIPLSLVPHMNKVVSVCAALVNMQAPIIKK; translated from the exons ATGGCAGAAACGGCCCAACGAAAACAGAAGCGGGGTCCGAAGTACTGCTGTGTCGTGGGCTGCCACAACAGTGCAGACAACAGCAGGGAACGCGATCCGCCTGTGCAACTATATCGATTCCCTGGAAGATGGTACGAGAAAGAAAGGCGACAATCCTGGATCACCGCTGTAAGGAGAGTCAA TCCGGATGGAACTTTGTGGCAGCCAAAAGAACATACGCGAATTTGCAGCCGACATTTTGTGGGCAACAGCAAGAGTGACGTCAGCCAAGATCCATCCTACATCCCAACCATTTTTCCACCTGTCTACAGAAAAAAGGCGCCTGATCAGGAAAGGGCGcaaag GTGGCAGACACGTTTCAAGAAGGAAATCTCTTCGAGACAGCTTGTAGGAGATGAGCATCCATCACAAAGTACAGCGGTTGGAGCAACAATGCAGGCCCCGGAAACCTCCCTTCTGGAAGATGTGCATCGTGACTTCAACACCATGGATTTCAGCAATGCATTTCTGGAAACAAGCACAGCTACCTCTTTGCTTAACATGAGTGACTCGCATTCTTTGGTGCTTGTGTGTAGTGCAAGAGAAGAAAGTCATTCCACTGGAAGAAAGAGGGACGCT GCATGCCAAACAGAGGAATGTGCTACTTCAGGGAAGCTGGCTCTACTTCTCTCAGCAACAAATGGCACTGAAGCATCTGCTCAAATCGCACACACAGAAATGAGTCACAAG GTTGCAAGTACAGATGAAAATTGGAAGCGAAACTGTGGATTTTTTGGCTTTGAATCCCTAAAGGAAAAGGAAGAGGCACTGCAGGATTTGTGCGGTGTGACACTGCAAGTTTTTTGCCTCCTTCTGAACTTCCTGCCAGCACCACAGTACAGGCGCAATGCCATGTCAAGGGAAGACAAGTTATGCTTATTCCTTGCCAAGCTACGGCTTGGGATCACATACAGTGCCTTAGGAGCTATGTTTGGTGTCACAGCCACAACAGCGTCAACTGTGTTTAGAAAGACACTTGACATTCTAAGCATTGCCCTGAAAAATTGGGTCTTCATGCCTTCCCGAGAAATAATTAAGCTTTCTTTGCCTGCCCCGTTCAAAGACAACTATCCGAATTGCACCCTAATAATAGATTACACCGAGGTCCGCACAGAAACACCATCAAATCCAGATTGTCAACACATGTTGTATTCTCATTACAAAGGAGGATACACGTTGAAATTTTGTATAGGCATAATTCCTAATGGAATGATAAGTTTTATTTCTAGGGTTTATGGAGGAAGGCACACCGACTCTTTCATAACCCAGGACTCTGGCTTCCTGCAGCTTCTCAAACCAGGGGACTTAGTTTTAAGTGACAAAGGATTCCCAAGCATACGGACAACTGTAGAAGGGAAAGGCGCAGTGCTACTTATGCCTCCTTTTAATTCAGGGGTTGGACAGCTGTCTGAACAAGCCATGGAGCAGACATACAAGATTGCATCTGTACGCATCCATGTAGAACGAGTAATCCAAAGGTTGAAGATATATCACGTTCTAAGCAACAGAATACCGCTAAGCCTGGTCCCACACATGAACAAAGTAGTGTCTGTGTGCGCTGCCCTTGTGAACATGCAAGCACCGATAATTAAGAAGTAG
- the LOC144105490 gene encoding THAP domain-containing protein 11-like isoform X2: MAETAQRKQKRGPKYCCVVGCHNSADNSRERDPPVQLYRFPGRWYEKERRQSWITAVRRVNPDGTLWQPKEHTRICSRHFVGNSKSDVSQDPSYIPTIFPPVYRKKAPDQERAQRHAKQRNVLLQGSWLYFSQQQMALKHLLKSHTQK, translated from the exons ATGGCAGAAACGGCCCAACGAAAACAGAAGCGGGGTCCGAAGTACTGCTGTGTCGTGGGCTGCCACAACAGTGCAGACAACAGCAGGGAACGCGATCCGCCTGTGCAACTATATCGATTCCCTGGAAGATGGTACGAGAAAGAAAGGCGACAATCCTGGATCACCGCTGTAAGGAGAGTCAA TCCGGATGGAACTTTGTGGCAGCCAAAAGAACATACGCGAATTTGCAGCCGACATTTTGTGGGCAACAGCAAGAGTGACGTCAGCCAAGATCCATCCTACATCCCAACCATTTTTCCACCTGTCTACAGAAAAAAGGCGCCTGATCAGGAAAGGGCGcaaag GCATGCCAAACAGAGGAATGTGCTACTTCAGGGAAGCTGGCTCTACTTCTCTCAGCAACAAATGGCACTGAAGCATCTGCTCAAATCGCACACACAGAAATGA